The following proteins are encoded in a genomic region of Zea mays cultivar B73 chromosome 9, Zm-B73-REFERENCE-NAM-5.0, whole genome shotgun sequence:
- the LOC109942465 gene encoding uncharacterized protein — MRNDSREGNVEMTRLVCQDGAKRNFNQKKNATAPASSDSTKCDGKNILSPKCSKTIASSHTPNLSEGSNDMDPKSDNYVDGCTERGILQHIPVTHTERNIQLKISDNFTQSEAFRRDCLILWRERQLRKDSAAKADNIVKPDQQQTAQRSKMSTGRRVGSGGSAASSCSKSDNKDDSAPECSDQFSGATSSDKLQKFGEGRANKKLEQTIKFPSNSKCNKRPQDATAEKVLKCSLKLLSEADPLEIAQPKGKEKLVDRRQVSTEHQDAKAHSSLNGCSDTCKVDQAAISHCHNSAHQNISQQEKKSAVSDARREEKPGVKCEKKAAGHGAKLAEQSTGLYSDPISLDKETVVSCSKHGTSKVNALKVPDHEIGSTSLDGSMLPRGTVQIITLGEGRWRQREEVRRREVVSAVEAGGEQRGREERAGGG, encoded by the coding sequence ATGAGAAATGATAGTCGGGAGGGAAATGTTGAAATGACCAGGTTAGTGTGTCAAGATGGAGCAAAACGGAACTTCAACCAAAAGAAGAATGCTACAGCTCCTGCTTCTAGTGACTCAACAAAGTGTGATGGGAAAAATATATTAAGTCCCAAGTGCAGCAAAACTATTGCTTCATCACACACACCAAATTTGAGCGAAGGAAGTAATGACATGGATCCAAAATCTGACAACTACGTTGATGGTTGCACTGAAAGAGGTATACTGCAGCATATTCCAGTCACCCATACAGAGAGGAATATACAACTGAAAATATCAGATAATTTTACTCAGTCTGAGGCGTTTCGCCGAGATTGTTTAATCCTGTGGAGAGAAAGACAATTAAGAAAGGATAGTGCTGCTAAGGCTGATAACATCGTGAAACCTGACCAACAACAGACTGCACAAAGAAGCAAGATGTCAACTGGAAGAAGAGTGGGGAGTGGAGGATCTGCTGCGTCTTCTTGCTCAAAAAGCGATAATAAAGACGACTCTGCTCCAGAGTGTTCTGACCAATTTAGTGGTGCAACATCATCTGATAAACTACAAAAGTTTGGTGAAGGAAGAGCTAACAAAAAGTTAGAGCAGACCATCAAATTCCCCAGTAACAGTAAATGCAACAAAAGGCCTCAAGACGCAACAGCTGAGAAAGTATTGAAGTGTAGTCTCAAGCTTCTGTCAGAAGCAGATCCTCTTGAAATTGCACAACCTAAAGGAAAGGAAAAACTTGTTGACAGGAGGCAGGTATCAACCGAACATCAAGATGCCAAGGCGCATAGTAGTTTGAATGGTTGTTCTGACACTTGTAAGGTGGATCAAGCAGCTATTTCACACTGTCATAATAGTGCACATCAGAATATTTCTCAACAGGAGAAAAAAAGTGCTGTTTCGGATGCAAGAAGGGAAGAGAAACCAGGTGTAAAATGTGAAAAGAAAGCAGCAGGCCATGGTGCCAAACTGGCTGAACAATCTACTGGTCTGTATAGTGACCCAATATCACTGGACAAAGAGACTGTTGTTAGTTGTTCAAAGCATGGCACTTCGAAGGTAAATGCACTAAAGGTTCCAGATCATGAGATTGGGAGTACTTCACTCGATGGGTCAATGCTGCCTCGAGGAACTGTGCAAATCATAACGTTGGGGGAGGGGCGGTGGAGGCAAAGGGAGGAGGTGAGGCGGAGAGAGGTCGTGTCGGCGGTGGAGGCAGGGGGCGAGCAACGCGGCAGAGAGGAACGTGCGGGGGGAGGTTAG